Proteins from a genomic interval of Sphingobacterium lactis:
- a CDS encoding MFS transporter — MEKKHWFKTYIYIWVGQFVSLISSSAVNFAIIIWLSLEFKSAEVLAYAAIAALLPQAMIGPFAGVYIDRWDRKKVMIFADAFIATCTLLMTFTLRDGNIQLDLMYLLMVCRSLGSAFHQPAMQAIAPLIVPEDELLRVSGINQILQSVSSIAGPALGALAIANLPINQVLYLDVIGAAFAIISLLFISIPYIKSDSKASIHQVWRDLKLGFLAIHENKGLNRMFLYSIIATMGIMPVAIMFPLMTIEHFGGDKFEMSVIEIIWGIGMLIGGSLLSIFKVTYRKVLMLNCMHILLGLTFVLSGILPAKMFIIFVALTGFGGAAMSIFSAVFMTIIQEQIAPNMLGRVFSLYFSFAIIPSLIGLLFAGNIADSIGVANAFIIAGGLCILLGIVSFMTPSLMLLGENRNTEQVNS; from the coding sequence ATGGAAAAGAAACATTGGTTCAAAACCTATATCTATATATGGGTAGGGCAATTTGTCTCACTGATAAGTAGCTCTGCCGTAAACTTCGCGATTATCATCTGGCTTAGTCTGGAATTCAAATCCGCCGAAGTGCTTGCCTATGCAGCCATTGCTGCGCTGCTTCCGCAAGCGATGATCGGCCCCTTTGCAGGCGTATATATCGACCGCTGGGACCGCAAGAAAGTCATGATCTTTGCAGATGCCTTTATTGCAACCTGTACGCTATTAATGACCTTTACGCTGCGAGATGGGAACATTCAGCTAGACCTCATGTACCTGTTGATGGTCTGCCGTTCCCTGGGTTCCGCATTTCACCAGCCAGCTATGCAGGCCATTGCGCCATTGATCGTCCCTGAAGACGAATTGCTTCGGGTGTCGGGAATCAACCAGATCCTTCAGTCGGTCAGCAGCATTGCCGGACCAGCTTTGGGAGCCCTGGCCATCGCCAATCTGCCCATTAACCAAGTCCTTTACCTGGATGTGATAGGTGCTGCATTCGCCATCATCAGTTTGCTGTTTATCAGCATACCGTATATCAAGTCAGACAGTAAAGCGTCCATCCACCAGGTATGGCGCGATCTAAAACTTGGATTCCTGGCGATACACGAGAATAAGGGACTCAACAGGATGTTCCTTTACTCGATCATTGCGACAATGGGTATTATGCCGGTTGCCATCATGTTTCCACTGATGACGATCGAACATTTCGGTGGCGATAAGTTCGAAATGAGTGTCATCGAAATCATCTGGGGCATTGGCATGCTCATCGGCGGATCGCTATTGAGCATTTTCAAAGTAACTTACCGAAAGGTGTTGATGCTGAACTGCATGCATATCCTGCTAGGATTGACCTTTGTGCTATCGGGTATATTGCCCGCAAAAATGTTCATCATATTCGTTGCTCTGACTGGGTTCGGGGGTGCGGCAATGTCCATCTTCAGTGCTGTATTTATGACCATCATTCAGGAACAGATTGCACCGAATATGCTGGGGCGGGTATTCTCGCTCTACTTTAGCTTTGCTATCATACCTAGCCTAATCGGGCTGCTCTTTGCCGGAAATATTGCAGATTCCATCGGTGTGGCCAATGCCTTTATCATTGCCGGAGGATTATGTATCCTACTGGGGATCGTATCGTTTATGACCCCAAGCTTAATGCTGCTTGGAGAAAATAGAAATACCGAACAGGTAAATTCATAA
- a CDS encoding PH domain-containing protein translates to MPIRYRSRWEPFTLYFMCLLMVPLFSIILFLTDASLQQWGIFMACILGGCTMLILIVYWTTEYTIDGEYLRYRSLVFFGKARIRDIHKLDVGKTLHVGMRPAIARHGIIVYYNRYDEFYISPTDNVSFVQELLKINPAIQVTYHTKK, encoded by the coding sequence ATGCCAATTCGTTACCGATCCAGATGGGAACCCTTTACCCTCTATTTTATGTGCCTGCTGATGGTTCCCTTATTTTCGATTATCCTTTTCCTGACCGATGCCAGCTTGCAGCAGTGGGGGATCTTTATGGCCTGTATATTGGGAGGTTGTACCATGTTGATCCTGATCGTATACTGGACGACCGAATATACGATTGATGGTGAATACCTCCGTTATCGTAGTTTGGTGTTTTTCGGAAAAGCCCGAATCCGGGATATCCATAAATTGGATGTGGGAAAGACCCTGCATGTGGGCATGCGCCCAGCAATTGCCAGACACGGTATAATTGTGTATTATAACAGGTACGATGAATTCTATATCTCTCCAACGGATAATGTATCCTTTGTGCAGGAGCTTCTGAAAATCAATCCAGCTATACAAGTAACTTACCATACAAAGAAATAG
- a CDS encoding NAD(P)/FAD-dependent oxidoreductase: MQKEIEIALIPAEVQDEQRILSEGAKKLRIPEKRIQGFHVRKRSIDARGRQVLFRMRVVYFIDEPAAAPVYATKLQSVQDAEPVIIIGAGPAGLFAAYRCLELGLKPIVVERGKQVKDRRRDLAKINREGLVNPESNYCFGEGGAGTYSDGKLYTRSNKRGDVQQVLSIFVEHGAPEDIMVDARPHIGTNKLPHIIESIRERILEYGGEVHFDCKVTDIIEQFGHVQGVHTTTAGTLHAKHVVVATGHSARDIFELFRSKGWLLEAKPFALGVRIEHPQEVIDQAQYHCSVRPENLPPAYYSLVEQVDGRGVFSFCMCPGGIIAPCATDADEIVVNGWSPSKRNNPHANSGTVIQINLEDVVGADQDPFALLAFQRQIEQRAFTLGGGQLVAPAQRMVDFVENRVSMDLPENSYKPGTRSVDLREVLPNFVHEALRGALPIFGKKMKGYYSNEAILVGVESRTSSPIRIPRDKDTLQHPQVAGLYPCAEGAGYAGGIVSAAIDGMNCIDAIKR; encoded by the coding sequence ATGCAGAAAGAAATTGAAATCGCCTTGATTCCTGCGGAAGTGCAGGATGAGCAGCGCATCCTATCCGAGGGGGCAAAGAAGCTCCGTATTCCAGAAAAACGTATCCAGGGTTTCCATGTCCGCAAGCGGTCCATCGACGCGCGAGGTCGGCAGGTACTCTTCCGTATGCGGGTGGTCTACTTTATCGATGAGCCAGCGGCCGCGCCGGTGTATGCAACAAAGCTTCAGTCGGTTCAGGATGCTGAGCCGGTCATTATTATTGGCGCTGGTCCAGCAGGTCTTTTTGCAGCATACCGCTGTTTGGAATTGGGATTAAAACCGATTGTTGTGGAACGGGGGAAACAGGTGAAAGACCGCCGCCGTGATCTGGCCAAGATCAATCGTGAAGGATTGGTGAATCCCGAATCCAACTATTGCTTCGGTGAAGGTGGCGCTGGGACCTATTCCGATGGAAAACTCTATACCCGGTCCAATAAGCGAGGGGATGTGCAGCAGGTCCTTTCCATATTCGTAGAACATGGAGCGCCTGAAGATATCATGGTGGATGCACGCCCACATATTGGTACCAATAAACTTCCCCATATCATTGAAAGCATTCGCGAGCGTATATTGGAATACGGTGGAGAGGTGCATTTCGACTGCAAGGTAACCGATATCATCGAACAGTTTGGGCATGTGCAAGGTGTTCACACAACAACGGCGGGCACCCTGCATGCCAAGCATGTCGTGGTTGCAACGGGCCATTCCGCACGGGATATCTTTGAGCTCTTCCGTTCCAAGGGCTGGTTGTTGGAAGCCAAGCCGTTTGCCTTGGGGGTCCGTATTGAGCATCCACAGGAAGTTATCGACCAGGCGCAGTACCATTGTTCCGTACGTCCTGAAAACCTTCCGCCAGCGTATTACAGTTTGGTCGAACAGGTGGACGGGAGAGGGGTGTTCTCCTTCTGTATGTGCCCGGGAGGGATTATTGCCCCCTGCGCGACAGATGCGGATGAAATCGTAGTGAACGGTTGGTCGCCCTCCAAACGAAATAACCCACATGCCAACTCGGGTACCGTTATCCAGATCAATTTGGAAGACGTAGTGGGTGCTGATCAAGATCCCTTTGCGCTTCTGGCATTCCAGCGTCAAATCGAACAACGGGCCTTTACCCTGGGCGGTGGCCAATTGGTTGCACCGGCCCAGCGCATGGTGGACTTTGTGGAAAATCGGGTGTCGATGGATTTACCGGAGAACTCCTATAAACCTGGAACACGATCGGTAGATCTTCGCGAAGTGCTGCCAAACTTTGTTCATGAAGCCCTCCGTGGGGCCTTGCCTATCTTTGGAAAGAAGATGAAAGGCTATTACAGCAATGAGGCCATCCTGGTCGGGGTAGAATCGCGGACGTCCTCGCCAATTCGTATTCCGAGAGATAAAGATACGCTGCAACATCCGCAAGTAGCTGGTTTATACCCTTGTGCTGAAGGAGCAGGCTATGCCGGTGGGATCGTCTCGGCCGCAATCGACGGAATGAACTGCATCGATGCAATAAAAAGATAA
- a CDS encoding LemA family protein encodes MKRLLIVFVGLLTALSFSSCGYNTMVSKDENVKGKWAQVENAYQRRADLIPNLVNTVKGAAQHEQGTLTAVTEARAKATSVQVDPNNLTEESIANFQQAQDGLSQSLGRLLVSVESYPDLKANANFQELQAQLEGTENRISVERRAYNEAVQDYNTTVRSFPNNIMAGIFGFKAKGTFKATEGSDKAPTVQF; translated from the coding sequence ATGAAAAGATTATTAATCGTATTTGTAGGCTTGCTTACGGCTCTTTCTTTTAGCTCTTGTGGTTACAATACCATGGTTTCAAAAGATGAAAATGTAAAAGGAAAATGGGCTCAGGTAGAAAATGCCTACCAACGTAGAGCGGATTTGATCCCGAACTTAGTCAATACCGTAAAAGGTGCTGCACAACACGAGCAGGGAACCCTGACCGCTGTAACAGAGGCACGCGCGAAAGCGACCTCCGTACAGGTTGACCCGAATAACTTGACAGAAGAGTCGATTGCAAATTTCCAACAAGCACAGGATGGTCTTTCCCAATCCTTAGGCCGTTTATTGGTTAGCGTGGAATCATACCCTGATTTGAAAGCAAATGCGAACTTTCAGGAGTTGCAGGCACAATTGGAAGGCACGGAAAATCGCATCTCTGTAGAACGCCGAGCGTATAATGAAGCTGTTCAGGATTACAACACGACGGTGCGTAGCTTCCCGAACAACATTATGGCAGGTATTTTCGGATTCAAGGCTAAAGGTACATTCAAGGCTACTGAAGGATCTGACAAGGCGCCTACCGTTCAGTTTTAA
- a CDS encoding TPM domain-containing protein, which yields MEIFNQEEQEQVVQAISLAENLTSGELRLVVERKTHGLEAYEQAKSYFEKLKMHQTAQRNGVLIYLAIDDHQFAIIGDAGINEKVPADFWESTKELMLSHFKQEDYVHGLIVGIEKAGQQLATFFPRREDDVNELPNDIHFGNS from the coding sequence ATGGAAATATTCAATCAAGAAGAACAAGAGCAGGTTGTCCAGGCGATTAGCTTGGCAGAGAACCTCACCTCCGGTGAGCTTAGATTAGTGGTGGAACGGAAGACACACGGTCTTGAAGCCTATGAACAGGCTAAATCTTATTTTGAAAAACTCAAGATGCACCAAACGGCGCAACGGAACGGCGTATTGATCTACCTAGCGATCGACGACCATCAGTTTGCCATTATCGGCGATGCCGGAATCAATGAAAAAGTACCTGCAGATTTCTGGGAGTCCACCAAAGAACTGATGCTTTCCCATTTTAAGCAGGAAGATTATGTTCACGGTCTCATTGTGGGCATTGAAAAAGCAGGACAGCAGTTGGCGACCTTCTTCCCGAGAAGAGAAGATGATGTCAATGAGCTTCCAAATGATATACATTTCGGTAATTCGTAA
- a CDS encoding TPM domain-containing protein has protein sequence MHRKISLRTFSTSIFFTILLAFVGQFQLFAQDFPPVPNALVTDYTNTLSSGQKAELEQKLLRFEDSTSIQIAVVVMTSTGDYDVADYGDRLAAKWGVGNKKFNNGILFLVALGDRAMTIRTGYGLEGAVPDAIAYRIIENEVKPAFRQGDYFTGINRGTDAIISYSKGEYKVDPNDSYSTEGGGGIPIIFIIIVIIVIISVISKSGGGGKNGGGRVMGGRGSSDLFWWTLLNSLGGGGRDNDGGGFGGGFGGGGGGGFGGFGGGGFGGGGASGRW, from the coding sequence ATGCACAGAAAAATTAGCCTTAGAACCTTTTCAACAAGCATTTTCTTCACCATATTATTGGCCTTTGTCGGCCAATTCCAACTGTTCGCACAGGACTTCCCTCCCGTGCCGAATGCCTTGGTTACGGATTATACGAACACGCTGTCCTCAGGACAGAAAGCGGAACTGGAGCAGAAGTTGTTGCGTTTTGAAGACTCCACGAGCATACAGATCGCAGTGGTCGTTATGACGTCCACGGGGGATTATGATGTTGCAGATTATGGCGATCGCCTGGCTGCAAAATGGGGTGTCGGGAATAAAAAGTTCAATAACGGTATTCTGTTCTTGGTAGCTTTAGGCGATCGCGCAATGACCATCCGGACGGGTTATGGCCTTGAGGGTGCTGTTCCCGATGCTATCGCTTACCGCATCATTGAGAATGAGGTAAAGCCAGCTTTCCGTCAAGGCGATTACTTCACAGGGATCAACCGAGGAACAGATGCGATTATTTCCTATTCCAAGGGTGAATACAAGGTCGATCCGAATGATTCCTACTCCACGGAAGGTGGGGGCGGCATTCCGATCATCTTTATCATTATCGTGATCATTGTCATCATTTCGGTGATTTCAAAATCCGGTGGTGGCGGAAAAAATGGTGGCGGTCGGGTCATGGGCGGTCGTGGATCGTCTGACTTATTCTGGTGGACCTTACTGAACTCCCTGGGCGGCGGCGGTCGTGACAACGATGGTGGCGGCTTTGGAGGTGGCTTCGGTGGCGGTGGCGGCGGAGGTTTTGGCGGCTTCGGCGGCGGAGGCTTCGGCGGAGGTGGTGCCAGTGGCCGGTGGTAA
- a CDS encoding TlpA disulfide reductase family protein encodes MKKAIVGVLAAIPSLLFAQEDFSIKGSLKNVDAPAKVFMMYAENGERHIDSAMVQKGAFAFNGIVAEPTQAQLIMSPEGKSLQELASPGKTIDMTMLYLAKGVIQVQGDNLASANISGNEINKDFAGYKTAIKSFADQFAVLEKEFQSATPEQQQDEEFINSLQSRAEKLFAEQARINEDYVKQNPNSYVSLGLLSELVNAENVNSVAVPAYGKMSAALKNTAQGKRLGEKIEKLKAVAIGSVAPEIALPDTSGNVVKLSSLRGKYVLIDFWASWCGPCRQENPNVVAAFNKYKDKNFTIFGVSLDRENGKEDWMKAIKDDKLEQWTQVSDLKFWQSPVVALYGIEGIPQNFLLDPEGKIIATNLRGEALEAKLAEVIK; translated from the coding sequence ATGAAAAAAGCAATTGTAGGAGTACTTGCAGCAATCCCTTCCCTGTTGTTCGCACAGGAGGATTTCTCTATCAAGGGCTCGTTAAAAAATGTGGATGCCCCAGCGAAGGTATTTATGATGTATGCGGAAAATGGAGAGCGCCATATCGATTCTGCCATGGTACAAAAAGGCGCTTTTGCCTTCAATGGCATTGTTGCTGAGCCTACGCAAGCGCAATTGATCATGTCTCCGGAGGGGAAATCCCTACAGGAGCTGGCAAGTCCCGGAAAAACAATTGATATGACCATGCTCTATCTGGCAAAGGGTGTCATTCAAGTACAAGGTGATAACCTTGCTTCCGCGAACATCAGCGGAAATGAGATCAATAAAGATTTTGCAGGTTACAAAACCGCGATAAAAAGCTTTGCCGATCAATTTGCCGTATTGGAGAAAGAATTCCAATCCGCTACGCCTGAGCAACAGCAAGATGAGGAATTCATCAATAGCCTGCAGTCTCGTGCGGAGAAGCTTTTTGCCGAACAAGCACGGATCAATGAAGACTATGTGAAGCAAAACCCGAACAGTTATGTCAGTCTTGGCCTACTCTCGGAACTGGTAAATGCCGAAAATGTAAATTCGGTGGCTGTCCCGGCTTATGGTAAAATGTCTGCAGCGCTCAAAAATACGGCTCAAGGTAAGCGCCTGGGCGAGAAAATCGAAAAATTGAAAGCTGTAGCGATCGGTTCCGTAGCACCGGAAATCGCGTTACCTGATACTTCAGGAAACGTCGTTAAATTATCTTCCCTTCGCGGAAAATATGTGCTGATCGATTTCTGGGCAAGCTGGTGTGGACCATGTCGCCAGGAAAATCCGAACGTAGTTGCAGCATTCAATAAATACAAGGACAAGAACTTCACTATTTTTGGTGTATCCTTGGATCGTGAAAACGGAAAAGAAGATTGGATGAAAGCGATCAAAGATGATAAATTGGAGCAATGGACACAGGTTTCAGATTTGAAATTCTGGCAATCTCCAGTTGTTGCACTATATGGTATCGAAGGTATTCCACAGAACTTCCTGTTGGATCCAGAGGGCAAGATCATTGCAACAAACCTTCGCGGTGAAGCACTTGAGGCTAAACTTGCTGAAGTTATTAAATAG
- the radA gene encoding DNA repair protein RadA: MAKTKSAYFCQSCGYESPKWLGQCPSCKQWNTFVEEVVEKSSSRVPEWRSSTVANTGTKRTNKAAIIHEIVYSEEQRLEAPDKEFNRVLGGGIVPGSLVLIGGEPGIGKSTLMLQLALSIPKVKTLYISGEESEQQIKMRAERLSQSSNANCFILTETSMQNIFKQIDQVEPNVVVIDSIQTLHSAQIESAPGSVSQVRECTAELLRFAKETNTPVFIVGHITKDGSIAGPKVLEHMVDTVLQFEGDRNHVYRILRAVKNRFGSSSELGIYEMQGSGLREVSNPSEIMLSQREEQVSGVAVAAMLEGMRPLMIEVQALVSNSAYGTPQRSSTGFDTKRLNMLLAVLEKRFGFRMSAQDVFLNIAGGLRVEDPAVDLAVIASLISSQQDIPLPANITFAGEVGLSGEIRAVNRIEQRIQEAEKLGFEQIFISKYNTKGLDVKRYQILVRPVATLEDVFRILFG, from the coding sequence ATGGCGAAGACAAAATCAGCATATTTCTGTCAATCATGTGGGTATGAATCCCCGAAATGGTTAGGGCAGTGTCCATCCTGTAAGCAATGGAATACGTTTGTGGAAGAGGTGGTGGAGAAATCCTCCAGTAGGGTGCCGGAATGGCGGAGTTCCACTGTGGCAAATACGGGGACGAAGCGTACCAACAAGGCAGCGATAATCCATGAGATTGTCTACTCCGAAGAACAGCGGCTAGAAGCTCCAGATAAGGAGTTTAACCGTGTTCTAGGTGGGGGCATCGTGCCGGGCTCACTGGTACTGATCGGCGGCGAGCCGGGAATCGGCAAGTCAACCTTGATGTTGCAATTGGCCCTTTCCATTCCGAAAGTGAAGACGTTGTATATTTCAGGGGAGGAAAGCGAGCAACAGATCAAGATGCGGGCGGAGCGATTGTCGCAGAGCTCCAATGCCAATTGCTTTATCCTCACGGAGACGAGTATGCAGAACATCTTCAAACAGATCGATCAGGTAGAACCGAATGTGGTGGTCATCGACTCGATCCAGACGTTGCATTCTGCGCAGATCGAATCGGCTCCGGGATCGGTGTCCCAAGTTCGGGAGTGTACCGCAGAGCTATTGCGATTTGCTAAAGAGACCAATACGCCTGTTTTCATCGTGGGCCATATTACGAAAGATGGTTCCATTGCAGGGCCAAAGGTGCTGGAGCACATGGTGGACACCGTGCTGCAGTTTGAGGGCGATAGAAACCATGTCTATCGGATCTTGCGTGCCGTGAAGAATCGATTTGGATCTTCATCGGAATTGGGGATCTACGAGATGCAAGGGTCCGGTCTGCGGGAAGTTTCCAACCCTTCGGAGATTATGCTGTCGCAACGGGAGGAACAGGTGAGTGGGGTAGCGGTAGCCGCCATGCTGGAAGGTATGCGCCCCTTGATGATTGAGGTACAGGCATTGGTTTCCAACTCAGCCTATGGCACACCGCAGCGTAGCTCAACGGGGTTTGACACCAAGCGATTGAATATGTTATTGGCCGTGCTGGAAAAAAGATTTGGCTTCCGCATGAGCGCACAGGATGTGTTCCTGAATATTGCCGGTGGCTTACGTGTTGAAGATCCTGCCGTGGATCTTGCAGTCATTGCTTCGCTGATTTCATCGCAACAGGATATCCCCCTTCCAGCAAACATCACCTTTGCGGGTGAAGTCGGCCTGTCGGGTGAGATTCGGGCAGTGAACCGTATTGAACAGCGCATTCAGGAAGCCGAAAAATTAGGCTTTGAACAGATATTTATTTCCAAATACAATACCAAGGGGCTGGATGTCAAACGGTACCAGATTTTAGTACGGCCCGTGGCGACCCTCGAGGATGTATTCCGGATATTATTCGGATAA
- a CDS encoding RNA polymerase sigma factor — MANVLEQEFVNLLEENQNILHKICKLYTTDLAAHQDLFQEMVIQLWRSYPKFKGDAKFSTWAYRVSLNTAISLYRGSKSKIQTVEWDHDLSNIRYEEYNTEADEQLKFLYDAVRQLNDIDKALVYMYLEDKDYAEISETLGISEGNARVKMNRIKNKLKEMLSRKGVV; from the coding sequence ATGGCAAACGTCCTAGAACAAGAATTCGTGAACCTGCTGGAGGAAAACCAAAATATCCTCCACAAGATCTGCAAGCTGTATACCACAGATCTCGCGGCTCACCAGGATCTGTTCCAGGAAATGGTCATCCAATTGTGGCGATCCTATCCCAAATTCAAGGGCGATGCAAAATTCTCCACGTGGGCCTATCGGGTATCCTTAAACACGGCCATCTCCTTATATCGCGGTAGCAAATCCAAAATTCAAACCGTTGAATGGGATCATGACTTATCCAATATCCGCTATGAGGAATACAATACCGAAGCCGATGAACAGCTGAAATTCCTGTACGATGCCGTCAGGCAGCTGAACGATATCGACAAGGCTTTGGTCTACATGTACCTGGAGGACAAGGATTATGCAGAGATTTCCGAAACGTTGGGTATCAGCGAAGGGAATGCCCGCGTAAAGATGAATAGGATCAAGAATAAATTAAAAGAAATGCTTAGCAGGAAAGGAGTCGTATAA
- a CDS encoding DUF2147 domain-containing protein: protein MKQLVATFCALLFTMMVFGQNNDPILGKWENPSGEGRIEIYKKNNKFYGKLYWIKNAGRKDAKNPDPNLRTRDIQGLEILTGFTKKGKTYEDGEIYDPKSGKTYSCKMTLKGDNQLDIRGYMGISLLGRTETWKRITK, encoded by the coding sequence ATGAAACAGCTAGTTGCAACATTTTGTGCCCTGCTATTTACAATGATGGTTTTTGGGCAAAACAACGATCCCATTTTAGGAAAATGGGAAAATCCAAGTGGTGAGGGACGTATTGAAATCTATAAGAAAAACAATAAGTTCTATGGAAAGCTCTATTGGATCAAGAATGCGGGTAGGAAAGACGCGAAGAACCCCGACCCAAATTTGCGCACGCGTGATATCCAAGGGCTGGAGATCCTAACAGGATTCACTAAAAAAGGAAAGACCTACGAAGATGGTGAGATCTATGATCCAAAATCGGGAAAGACCTACAGTTGTAAGATGACCCTAAAGGGAGATAATCAACTTGATATTCGCGGGTATATGGGCATCAGCCTATTGGGACGCACGGAAACGTGGAAGCGAATCACAAAATAA
- a CDS encoding phage holin family protein, with amino-acid sequence MRFIISLLVTGLVVAIASWIIPGVTVAGFGWAILTGLVIGLVNAIVGGILRLFTFPLNWLTFGLVSFIITVLMIMLSDSIMGSKFDVDGFWPAALFAIVVAIIEMIIGKLGSDKK; translated from the coding sequence ATGAGGTTCATTATTAGTCTCTTAGTTACAGGTTTAGTTGTTGCTATAGCATCATGGATCATCCCTGGAGTTACAGTTGCGGGATTTGGATGGGCAATCCTTACGGGTTTGGTCATCGGTCTGGTTAATGCTATTGTTGGCGGAATTTTACGATTATTCACCTTTCCTCTGAATTGGTTGACATTTGGTTTGGTATCCTTTATCATTACGGTATTGATGATCATGCTATCTGACAGTATCATGGGATCAAAGTTTGATGTTGATGGATTCTGGCCTGCGGCACTTTTTGCTATCGTTGTTGCGATTATCGAAATGATCATCGGCAAATTGGGAAGTGACAAAAAATAA